The following nucleotide sequence is from Rahnella sikkimica.
ATCCCTTTTTGTCGATGCCTATCCGCGAAAGCTGTTATACCTCTCCGGCTATGTATCGTTGCTGTTTATGGCCATAAAGATTAAGCAGAAAGATTTTGTTTTCGACAGGGTGGCTCTGGCTGTGGCCGCTGCACTGATGTTGATCGGCTCGATCAGGTTTATGTGGGGAGAGATGTATTCACAGACTCAGTTCAGCGATATCACTTCAAATTATCGTACGGGCGGAAAACTCTTCATAATCTCTGGCTTGATGGCGTATTTTTTTATCGCATGGCGGCACAACATTGCGCGAAGGGCTGTACTCAGTGGGTTTGCAATCCTGCTTGCAGGGCTTATTGCCACGACGGGATTTGCAGTGCATGAGCATCTGCAGACGGGGTTGCGGATACAATTACTGACCGATTCAGCTGGCACGGTGTCCTATCTGATTACGGCTCTGGCTTTATGTACGCTATTCACAGGCTATAGAGCCGTGGAGCACGTAGGGGGCAGGACCTGTATATTCTGCATTACTTTCCTGCTCAACACGCTGCTGCTTATCCTGACTGAATCCCGGGCTGGAGTGCTGACTTTGCCCATACTGTATCTGGGATTCTTCTGCCTGACGCATGCACGGCTCATCAGATTCGCATTAATTCCTCTGGTCGTATTAATGGCCGCCGGCTTTACCATGTTGCCACAGTCTGTATGGCAGAGACTGGACAGCATCCGCACGGAAATTGGGTCGTACAATACAAATAATGATACGTCGATTGGCGCACGCTTTTCTATCTGGAAGGGGGGGTATGCCAGTATCAGTTGGACACTGATGGGACAAAGCCCTGATGAGAGAACATCAAAAGCCCGGCAGTTTATTGTCGATCATGAACGAAAAAATCCTGAAGCTTACAAGAATGTTCAGTATCACCTTCATGATGACATTTTAGAAACGCTCTCACTTCAGGGGATAGCCGGCGGAGTATCAATTCTGGTCTTTTATCTTGTGCTGCTGATTGTTCCTCTGACGAGGCGCCCTTCAGCCATAGCGATTTTGCCGGCCTCCTTTGTCATTTTCGGACTGACGGATACCGTACTGATACAGTCACTTTCAGTCACAACGCTATGCCTGTCAGTTTTTGTCAGCTATGCCCTGCTGCAATCCTCGGAAGGCAGAGATTTTATCCAGAGATAGTGGGAGTTTTGCCAGCGTCCGTCGATTGATTCAGCGACCGCTGGCAGGATGATGCCCTTTCAGAGAGCTCGTGTCATACGTAATTTCAGGTACTTTTTCTTAAAACTCAGTCTCACGCGTGTATCGCATAAAAATGAAACGAGTGATATGTGATTCAAAACTTCCCGCACATGAGCCCTGTCAATTTCATCTTTGATGTCTGAATAATGCCTGTGCTGAATGTTGATCCAGTGGCAGGCAATCAGGTTCTCATAGCCCTCACCAAAAGCCACTGCCATCTGATCTGTAGCCTGGATGAGCATGCTTACCTTCTCTGGATCAATGTCTACGGACAGGCTGTTCTTACGCTTAAAATACAGTACACGTTTACGACGTTCGGTAATGTGTTTTTCCGCGTCCAGATAACTGATCGAAGGGTTATAGAGTGCCGGTATATTTTTATTGAAGCCAATATGATGGCTGTGCTTCATGCGCCATGCCAGACTCAGACGTTCATAGTCCAGCACATCATCAAAATCAATGATGACATCAAAGTTCTGCGCGTTTAACGCATCAAGTGACATGCGGTTCTTATACTGAATGATATGATCAAGATAATCACAGTTCTTCAGCATCTGACCGCATACCGGGCCTGTCAGCACTGAAACCCTGTACCCCTGTTTCGCAAGTAAATATGCCGTTCCTGTGGTCACAACCATATCGCCTATTTTATCATCGAGACGAAGCAGTAGGATATTGCGAACCTTGCTGAGTTCAAAAGAGGATCGGGATCGTTGAGTACGCAGGAAAGATAACAAAGTCTTTTTTTTGATTTCTCTGAAGAACTTATTTTTATTTCTGTTAAACGATTTAAGGAACTGCATAAATTACCCATAACTGAGAGCAGGTCGCAATAAAATTCCGATTAATATCAGATCGGAGCATGAACTTATCATCTTATATATTAACGTTTTTCAGGAATTAAAAAAAACATTCTTACATCCAATCTGTTTTTGGGGCCTAATTTTTTTGTCTCACTTAAGCCGTATCTAAAGACTACAGACCAGTCTGGCTAATGGCTTCGAATAGTCCGCATGAAAATTATTCTGGACTTGAGAGCGTTGCATGTATACAAAGCCCGGATGTCTTATCGGTCACCGGAATTTTTACGTGAATCAATTTAGTGATTTCTCAACTCAGGCAACGTTCCGCAGGCTTCTACCCTACATAGCCCCACACAAAAAGGGCTTAATTGCGGCAAGCCTGGCCCTGATAGTCAGTGCCGCAACCGATGCAGGTCTGCTTTCACTACTCAAGCCCCTGATGAATGGAATTGGCTTTGGCAGCGTTACGCCCGAATCGTTACGCTGGCTGCCACTTGCTGTCATCGCGCTCGTTGCCCTTCGTGGTGTGACAGGATACGTATCAGATTACTGCATGGCATGGGTGTCGGGCCGCGTGGTGATGTCCATGCGACGTCAGATTTTCAGTCATCTGATGGGAATGCCTGTCAGTTACCATAATCGCCATTCGTCAGGTAGCCTTCTGACCAAAATTACCTATGACTCTGAGCGCGTTGCATCTGCCTCATCTGATACGCTCGTCTCACTGGTCCGGAATTCTGCCTCAATTATCGCTCTTATGGTGCTTATGGTCTGGAACAGCTGGCAGCTTTCCATAGTGCTCCTGGTCGCTGCGCCAGTCATCGCGCTGAGCGTCCGAGCGGTGTCCGGCAGGTTTCGTCGAATCAGTCAGGATTTGCAAAAAACCATGGGCCGCGTAGCCGTCAGCGCTGAGCAGATGCTCAGAAATCATCGTGAGGTACGAATGTTCGGCGGTCAGATTACTGAGCAGACGCGCTTTGCAGACGTCAGTAACTCAATGCGCAAGCACGGCCTGAGAATGGTCTCTGTTGCTGCTCTTTCAGACCCATTCATACAAATGATTGCTTCGATGGCGCTCGCCGCGGTGCTTTTCGCTGCAAGTTTTCCATCCGTACTGGAAACGCTTTCTGCCGGCTCTGTGACAGTGGTTTTCTCCGCCATGTTCATGATAATGCGCCCGCTGAAATCATTAACGGGACTTAACGCCGGCTTTCAACAGGGCATGACGGCATGCCACTCACTGTTTAGCCTTCTGGATACCGCTCAGGAACGAGACGAAGGTACGCTATCTGCTGAAGGTGTACGGGGCGAGCTAGAGTTTCGTAATGTCAGCTTCCGCTATGAAAACTCGGAAGACTATGCTCTACGTAACGTGAGTTTCAGAGTGCCTGCAGGTAAAACCGTAGCGCTGGTCGGTCGATCAGGCTCAGGAAAAACTACCTTGGTCAGTCTTCTCCCGCGCTTTTACGATGATTACGAAGGAGAAATACTGTTAGACGGGCATGAAATCAGGAGTTACCAGCTCAAGTCTTTACGGGATAAAATTTCGCTGGTTTCCCAGCACGTTCATCTTTTTGACGCAAGTCTGGCTGACAACATCGCCTATGCCAGTCCTGAAAACATTTCCCGTGCGGATATCAGTACCGCTGCATCTAAGGCTTATGCCGATATTTTTATAAATAAATTGCCTGAAGGCCTCGATACAATGGCCGGAGAAAATGGTGTCCAGCTATCAGGTGGTCAGCGTCAGAGGATAGCCATTGCACGAGCCCTGTTAAAGAAAACGCCACTGCTTATCTTGGATGAAGCTACTTCAGCATTGGACAATGAGTCTGAGCACGCAATAAAAATGTCACTGGGAAATTTCAGGCATGAATGCACGGTGCTGATTATTGCTCACAGACTTTCAACCATTGAGGCCTGCGATGAAATTATCGTAATGGACGATGGCCAAATCAGTGAGCGTGGGAGCCACGCCAGCCTTCTGCAACAGTCTGGTCTGTACTGTAAGTTACATGACATGCAGTTTACTGCTGAGCAGTAGGTATTCGTATAACTCCTTTCTAAAAGTCCATCATGCGGGCGAGCAGTGCGCAGCCTGCCCCTGAATGCCGCGTCAGCGGCATTCAGGGGCCAAAAACCGTTAAGGACGGCTCATATCCCATCGGGCGCCGTTAACCCGGCAGAGCCGGTTACAGAGCGTTAAGTTCATGCAAGGCCAACCCCCTCCCTGCCCGACGTCGTTTAAGCAGCGGCCTTTCAGACGCGCATAAGTCAGATGGTCGCAGACGAAAGATAGAAACCGCGGGCCTCAGTCTGAAAGCCATTAAGAACTCCAGTTACAACATCTATCTATAAAGCGACTCTGTTCCGCCCCTTGAGGCCGGGGCGGCGGCGCTTTTCAGGTGGGTTTCGCTCGCTGGTTATGTTTGCGTGATCATGATGGTCTGATGTGGCCTAATGATCTTGGACACGACTTAAGGGTGATAAACTTCCCCAATACATAAGAGGTGTCCAATGAAAGGTCGAAAAGCTTTTTCTCCTGAGTTTAAGTGCGAAGCTGCAAGCCTCATGGTTGATCGTGGCTATTCTATTGCGCAGGCCTGCGAGGCTATGGGCGTGGGTAAAACGGCGATGCAGCGCTGGGTTCATCAACTTAATAGTGAACGCGGTGGCGTAACACCGGACGTGGGTAAAGCCCTGACGCCTGACCAGCAGCGTATTCAGGCGCTCGAAGCCCAGATCCGTAAAATTGAACGCGAGAAAAATATCTTAAAGGAGGCTACTGTAGATTCAACTTGTCAACGCAACACCCTTTTCAAAAACCTGTTTTGGCGTCCTAAATTTCAATGTTTTCCTCGGCCTGTTGTTTAATTGCTCTGCGACCTGGTCCAGGTCTTCTTGTGAATGTTGAGCCAGACAGGTCTTTTTAGGGAAGTATTGCCGAATAAGGCCATTAGTGTTCTCGTTGGTACCTCGTTGCCATGGGCTTTGTGGGTCACAGAAATAAACTAGCGTGCCTGTATTAGCCGTAAAATCAGCGTGTTTGGCCAGCTCCATACCGCGGTCCCAGGTCAATGACTGCCTGAGTTTGAAGGGCATTCCTTTAAATTTCTCTATCAATGCATCATTCACTGAAGTGGCGTCTTTTCCCTTCAATTTCAGCAGGATGGTATAGCGCGATTTCCTATCAACGAGAGTAGCAATATGTGTATTTTTTGTTCCTGAGACTAAATCCCCTTCCAAGTGGCCAACAGAACGACGATTGTCGATATGCCCCGAACGCTCATGGATCGAAATACCATTGACGATGTTAATCGTCCCGCGCTCACCCTTGCGAGAGTGGCGTTTTCCATGACGTAGACTGTGAGAACGGCGCAGGTGCTTTACCAACAGATGATGTAAGGCGTTTCTGGTGCGAAAATACAGGGTTTTATAAATCGTCTCTGCTGATATTTGCATCGATTTTCGGCGATACGCTGTATTTTTAAGCCATCCGGATATTTGTTCAGGAGACCATTTGAGCTCCAGTTTTTCCAAAACTAAATCCCTTAATTCCAGATTCTTATCCAGCAAGCAGGGCTTCGGCCTTTTGGCCATTCGGTTCGCCCGGTTGTTCGCATCCACAGCTTTGTAATAGCGTCTGCCACGGTTACGTTGAACCTCTCTTGAGATCGTAGAAGGCGAGCGATTTAGAGATTGCGCAATAGCTCTGATACTTTTTTTGGCAGAGAGTCCGACGCGTATTTCTTCCCGTTCAGATAACGTTAAATGTGATGAAGCGCGTTTGCGCACGTTGGGCTTCATGCCACCGGAGTCTCTTAAATAGTGAAAATGGTGCCGGGCTTAGAATCCAGGGTTTTAGCAATGTCACTGAAGCCGATGCCGTTCTTCCATGAGTCGAAAACAAACTCTTTTTCTAGTGCCGTAAATGTACGCTTCATTCAATAATCCTCCGCTACCCCATGTTTTAGCATGGATGTTGCATTGATCAATTGAATCTACAGTAGCCTTTTTTAAAATATCGTTTTCCATTTCAATGCGTTGTATCTGTTTTTTAAGCTCACGTATCTCAAGCTGTTCTGGCGTCATGGGCGTTGCTTTAGGCGATTTACCCGCCCGTTCGTCCTTAAGCTGACGAACCCACTTATCCATCGTGGAAACTCCGACGTTCATCGCTCTGGCAGCGTTAGCAACGGAATAATTTTGGTCGAGTACAAGTTGTGCTGCTTCAAGACGGTATTCAGGGCTAAAAGTTCTTCTGGTACGTCCGGTCATAGGGTCACCTTTGATGTGCTGAGGTGATGATATCACCTCTTATCAGGTGGCCAAATTCAGTAAACCACTACACTTCAGACAGCTCAGGGAAGCTCATCAGATTGCGAACAGAAACGCTTATCCAATCCATGCACGAACAGATAGGGCTGAAATGGTTTTTACCATTTCTGTTTATGAAGTAGCTGTAAGCAAACTCCCCTTCATTAACCACATCGCGAAAATCCGTTATTAAAGTGTCGTCAATAGTTACGCCAAAATCAGCCTTGGTTTTCTTCATGGTAATCACTTTCAAATCCATACACTTAGAGGTTGATTGTGACCGTTATAATAGGCAAAAACAACTCAGTGGGTTGACCAGCGCCCCATAACTCAAAATTGCTCGATTTAAGTATGTATTCCGACTTGCGCTCCTCGCTCTCGGCAGACATTCAGCGTGACGTGGTTCTTGAGAGTTTTCTTCGGGTTTGATGTTATATCCTGCCTATTCGTCTATTTGTGTAAGTGTATCCCTGAAGGTACATATGCCAAGTCATTTTCAATCTGACTATCTCAAGGGATGCCTACCCTCATTTCTTACTACTACTGGCAAAGAAGAGGTACCACTAGGCAAACCCACTCTCAAAACGAGAAAGTTCATTATTAAGAGGGTCACTCAGAGAGTGTATTGACAATAGCTATACAACAATCTAATGTATAGCTGTTGTCGATACAGGAGCTATAAAAAATGCGTGACGCTGCAATTAATTTACGTGCTTTGCCGGAACAGCGTGATCTCATCGATCAAGCTGCCAGTTTATTGGGTAAAAACCGATCTGATTTTATGCTGGAAGTAGCTTGTGAGCGCGCGCAGGCTATTCTGCTCGACCAGGTTTTTTTCCAGTTAGATACTGAAAAATTTCATGAATTCACAGCGATGCTTGATGCACCTCAAAAGACAAATCAGGGTCTGGAGCACCTGATGGCAGTGAAAGCACCTTGGGCATGAGTTTACAATTATCTGCCCCTGAGCCACTCACAACTGCACATATCCTTGATGCTTTTGGTTGTGGGGAATCAACGTTAGATGAATGGTTAAAACGGCGCGCTCTGACAAACCATTTAAATGGTGCAAGTCGTACTTTTGTTGTCGCGACTAACGATAAAAGTGTTGTCGGTTATTACGCCCTTGCAGCCGGCGCTGTGTCCCACAGGGAAGCAACAGGGGCAGCTCGGCGTAATATGCCTGACCCAGTTCCGGTCATTGTATTGGGAAGATTGGCGGTCGACCTTCGCGCTCAGGGAATAAAGTTAGGAGCCTCATTGTTACAGGATGCTGTTCTTCGAGTTCACTCAATTGCTGAAAATACAGGGGTCAGAGCATTGCTCGTACATGCACTTCATGAACCAGCTAAACAATTTTATGAACACTACGGTTTTACATCATCGCCAATTAATCCGATGACATTAATGCTTCGCCTTTAGTATTCACAGCAACCTTGAAGCATAGCAAGTGATGAAATCGAAAAAACCAAACAAGAAGTCATACTTCATAATGATGAAGTATGACTTGTGCTATTTTTTATTCTTATGATTTAGAAGGCTTTTTTCCATAAGGTCAGTCATCGCACCTTCATGCGCCTGAAGATTACGAATATAACGCATTAATGTTTCGGGCTTTTTCCATGTCCCTTCCTGCATAATCTGAGCAACGGCATAGCCACGTCCCGCCATGTCCTGCGCAGCTCCTACACGGGCACTGTGACCAGTCCAGGTCATGTAGCGCCCTTTATTTGGGGTGATAGTTTCAGCTGTTCCAATCGTCCGCCATGCCTTGGTGAAGATAAATTCAATCGCCGGCGTGCTCAGCGGACGGGTGATAGAAAGAGTTGCACTCCCAGAGCGGTGAACCGGACAGAAGAGGAAAGCGTCAGGTTCGGCGCTCATACCTGACGCAGACAACCATTCTGACAACCGTCGGGAAGACTGCGAGCTTAGGGATTTGATAAGGCCCCCGTCTGAACAATAGTTTTGGTATAGCTTACATTGAGGATGATCCTGCCATCCGGTGCCCGGGAGATGTCTCGAACACGGAGACGTGCTAATTCACTGATACGCAGCAGCGTGCTATAAGCGAGATGCAGAAATGCCAAATCCCGTTTGTGCCGAAGCGATATTGAGTCAGACCACAGTGCATCCAGTTTCAGCAAATCTTCAAGACGGAAGGGAACCGCCTGACCCGTACGTTCACCGGTTACAACCGCAACACGATTTATCTTCTTAACGGCCCTGAATACCAGCGGTGAGATGTTAGGAGGGGTGAGACCTGCGTTACGGTGTAACATTGAAATTAAAGAACCGTGCGTGGCAATCGTTGAAGAGGCGCGCCCGTTCTCTTGTAGCCAGTTCAGGTAATCGCGAAGATCGTCCGGAAGCATAGGCAAAAACGAACGACCATTCTTTGTCGACCATGTATGACAAATCCGCATTACGCTCATCAGTTGTCGCCAGGTATTAGGTGAAAATGCTTCTTTGTCCTGTACAAATTCCTTAAGCCTGGCCAGAACATCCTCTTCAGTCTGGATAGCCGGTAGCGCTTGGGGGATTGGTGTTAATTTATCCATATTTAGCTTAAAAAGCGAACTCCCGGTAACTGACGACGCTACGTAGATTCTGAGAAAGATGCAGGGGATTTACCTTGCAGATTTCACGTAGCGAAACCTGCACGATCGACAGAAAAAAATCATCTACACCTGTAACTACTGGTTAGATTACCAGTTCCTTCAAAAGAAGACTAACTTTATATAAGTCCCATTATATAAAGTTGAATAAATCTACCCATGTTTAGGAAATACTATAAAATATTCAGTAGAAAGGGCTTTTGGGTTATTGCATCTGCAGGGATAGATGACTTTGCTCTAACGTATGTCCCTCGCCATTGCTGCAGACGATCTTCCCACTGTTAGTCTTAGAGGCACTAGGTTTGATAAAAGACGAACTCAAAGCCTTTATTGTGGCAACCGGCGTAAATATGTCTGACAGACGCTGATAGTCAGCATATCCTCTACGCCGCTATACTCAACCTCATCCAACTCAAAATGTGACATGTAAGTGAGTGCACATAATCGGTCATCAATGTTGTGTAAATAATAATAATAGATTTGATGATTCGATTGCTTGTTCTTTTTCTATACCTATCCAGGTGCCGTAAAGACCTGCACTATACCCGTGAATAGTACCTTTTGAAGAATATCCTGTAAGCGAGCTATGTGTTTTACTTTTGCTAGTGCCGTATCCAGTCATAAGACCGAGACTCAAACGATCCGCTCCTTTTAATTTCATGATTTAATATCACTCCCAATCTGAACAACATACTGATTACTTTTTGTTTTAAGCTGTCCAGAAGAAGTGTGCCAATTCGTATGTCCGCCAACATTACGCATCCAAAGCAGGGTATTATTTTGCTCATCCGTAAATGAATCACGGTAAGTAGCACCTGAGGACCGGTCGCCAATACGTATAGAGTATCTGTATTATGTGCCACTCAAATACGATTCTATTTAAATCTGAATTTAAACTTAAACCATAGTTTACACCAAGACCTAAATTCCATATGGAAACTTGAAAAACTTTCCATACTCAATTTATTTAGTGCATTATTCTTGTGGCTACTGATTGTTTTCTCCTCAATATTAAGAAATTTTGAAATACTTTTTGAACTAATACCTTTGCAAAGATTATCTAAAACCAATAACTCACGCATAGTAAGCGGTGGTTTAGGGATGAAGTGACTATTTCCTATGACTTCCATAAGTTCATCAGCGAAATCATTAGTGTTGAGGTTCATCGAAATTTTATTCTTTCTGCATATTGCAAATATCTGTATTGGTTCAACAAATAAATTTGGTTTAATTTTATCAGGAAAAAAAACATATACGCTACCGTGTCCTGTATAAAAATATTTAATATTGAGGTTCGAAGGTAAGAAACCATTCTTTAACACCTCTTTTAAACCAATCTCAAAATAACTATTCTCTGTAATAATCATCAACTAACTCCCATTTCATAAAATTCCTTCGGATTTGAAAAAAGTCTTATTTCCGCATCATAAATTAAGGTAAATACATTAAAAGAGGAACGCAGTAATTTTCCTCAGAATATAGCGCATCCAGTCATGTCTATTTACCATGTTCCTAAAGAAAGGCATTAATTTTAACATTAACACTTGTGAATCTACATTAGATGCTGCTACAAAAAACATTCACTCAACCAGTGTGCTATCGAGATTAACTTAAGCTATGGCTTTCATTCTAGAATGCGTTGATCTATAACTATAATTTTGATATCGTGATCAATTATCATTATGATCATATGAACTACAGTTTTATTATTTAGATTATTGCATGCTACATATGAATTACATTCAATGCTTAATGTTCTTTAATAATTAGTTTAAATTAAAAACTTTGAACACTTTTCTATTCCCAATATTATTCCTACATAAATTATGTAAATTTTTAGTTACAAATTTTTGAGAGTTTACTTTCAAATTTAAGTATAGTCTAATTTATAAATAGTTGTGCAAATTAATTACTATAAAATGATTCGATCACGAAACTTAAAAAGTAATTATGAGAGATATTCATGAAAAATAAATTAGTTATTTTCAGGGAAATATGCGATCTTTACGAAACCATACTTAAAAATGAGTCTATAAACGAAGCCATCATAAATCATTCATTGCTCATTTTGGATGAATTCCGTTCAAAAAAACTTTTTTATAAATATATTTTTAAAAATAATCGTTTTTTGGCTGTAAGTATCGCTGCATGTGTTTTTTATAATCAAAATGATTCCTATTTTTCTGATGTAAAATCAGAGTGCTTAAAAACAGGAATGATTAGTGAAAACACAATAACCTCACTACTCTCCATGCTTAAAATCACAGGAAGAATAACTATTGATAAGAGCAGGTTAGATAAACGTAAAATAAAGTTCTCTTTCACAGAGAAAGGGGAGTTAGATACACTATCTTTAATAAATTCTGTAATGCCAGCTCTTAATATTTTGTTCCCTAACATTGTCAACTCATCCAGTTTATCGAAAAATGAGTTAGGTTTTTTTTTCCAAAAATACTATGATATTTTTCACGCTGGTTTATATCTTGTAGATTTAACTAAAGGAGCTGAGATATTCATCACTAAGGACTCAGGCCATATGATCATGGTTAGCTTATTTATGTTATGCCAAAATAACGAGATTGAGTCAAAAAAATCGAAAATTTCATATATTTCAAAAAATTGTGGAGTATCACGTTCGCACTTAAGAAACATTCTCATTGAGGCAAATAAATTGAACCTCCTAGTTTTTGATAACAAGTCAGGGAACATTCAAATCCTTGATACTTTCAATTCTATGTTCAGGTCCTATATGGCATATTACTTTTCTTTTGTAATTTACGGGTTAAAAGTGAGTTGAAAAATTTTGAAAAAAAGGTGTAATATTCTTCAAAGTAATAGCCTATGTTTAGGAACACTACCGTTATTACCAAAAACATCTTGGCTGAGAAATGCTAAGCTTCAAATTCGATATAAGAATAACCTTAGCTGTGGTTTTTTAGTAATACAAAAATTACCCCCAAATTTTAACAACAAACAACCTTTACTAATTGGTAAAAACATGTTCTGAACTATGACCTCTTGACATCATCCTTTTGTTGGAAACATCTTTCAAATTCTCGAAGTCGATGCTACAAGCTGCTGAATTAGGTTCAGTAAATTCAATTCATTTTAAATTTGAGAATACAAAAGGTTTTGAATTTCCTAAACACTAGACTTAACAATTGGTAAATAACTTGGAATATCTTTGGTATATTACTTCCATATAGCCTAAATATTCGTCAAAACTGTTTCTATCCAGTGTGCCAAGTGCGCCTATCCAGGGAAAATGGATGTCGTGGCTAATTTCTTATACGGATTGTACATTTCAATGAGACCAAGCTATAGACTTTACAACTGCTCATCATGAACTGGCTTCAGTTCTTGATAATGGTTCTAGCAGTGAGTTCGTCAGTGTCACGCGCAGATCGGCACTAGGTATTGTTGTTATTGATGCTGAGCACTATAAAAAATGTTGAAAATTCTGGTTGAATTAGAATTTACTGGTTGTTTAAACAACATGGCATGAGGCCAATCGGCGATTTATATTCTTTCATGTAGAGATATCATTGGCATTCACGAACGTATGATTGCAACTTACAGAAGTCTTGCAATCAATGATGATTCAGAATATGTCAACACTAATTCT
It contains:
- a CDS encoding O-antigen ligase family protein yields the protein MMLLKKGPVITYRLAYQAIFIVICTALSTSLFVDAYPRKLLYLSGYVSLLFMAIKIKQKDFVFDRVALAVAAALMLIGSIRFMWGEMYSQTQFSDITSNYRTGGKLFIISGLMAYFFIAWRHNIARRAVLSGFAILLAGLIATTGFAVHEHLQTGLRIQLLTDSAGTVSYLITALALCTLFTGYRAVEHVGGRTCIFCITFLLNTLLLILTESRAGVLTLPILYLGFFCLTHARLIRFALIPLVVLMAAGFTMLPQSVWQRLDSIRTEIGSYNTNNDTSIGARFSIWKGGYASISWTLMGQSPDERTSKARQFIVDHERKNPEAYKNVQYHLHDDILETLSLQGIAGGVSILVFYLVLLIVPLTRRPSAIAILPASFVIFGLTDTVLIQSLSVTTLCLSVFVSYALLQSSEGRDFIQR
- a CDS encoding glycosyltransferase family 9 protein, whose translation is MQFLKSFNRNKNKFFREIKKKTLLSFLRTQRSRSSFELSKVRNILLLRLDDKIGDMVVTTGTAYLLAKQGYRVSVLTGPVCGQMLKNCDYLDHIIQYKNRMSLDALNAQNFDVIIDFDDVLDYERLSLAWRMKHSHHIGFNKNIPALYNPSISYLDAEKHITERRKRVLYFKRKNSLSVDIDPEKVSMLIQATDQMAVAFGEGYENLIACHWINIQHRHYSDIKDEIDRAHVREVLNHISLVSFLCDTRVRLSFKKKYLKLRMTRAL
- the msbA gene encoding lipid A ABC transporter ATP-binding protein/permease MsbA, producing MNQFSDFSTQATFRRLLPYIAPHKKGLIAASLALIVSAATDAGLLSLLKPLMNGIGFGSVTPESLRWLPLAVIALVALRGVTGYVSDYCMAWVSGRVVMSMRRQIFSHLMGMPVSYHNRHSSGSLLTKITYDSERVASASSDTLVSLVRNSASIIALMVLMVWNSWQLSIVLLVAAPVIALSVRAVSGRFRRISQDLQKTMGRVAVSAEQMLRNHREVRMFGGQITEQTRFADVSNSMRKHGLRMVSVAALSDPFIQMIASMALAAVLFAASFPSVLETLSAGSVTVVFSAMFMIMRPLKSLTGLNAGFQQGMTACHSLFSLLDTAQERDEGTLSAEGVRGELEFRNVSFRYENSEDYALRNVSFRVPAGKTVALVGRSGSGKTTLVSLLPRFYDDYEGEILLDGHEIRSYQLKSLRDKISLVSQHVHLFDASLADNIAYASPENISRADISTAASKAYADIFINKLPEGLDTMAGENGVQLSGGQRQRIAIARALLKKTPLLILDEATSALDNESEHAIKMSLGNFRHECTVLIIAHRLSTIEACDEIIVMDDGQISERGSHASLLQQSGLYCKLHDMQFTAEQ
- a CDS encoding transposase, translating into MKGRKAFSPEFKCEAASLMVDRGYSIAQACEAMGVGKTAMQRWVHQLNSERGGVTPDVGKALTPDQQRIQALEAQIRKIEREKNILKEATVDSTCQRNTLFKNLFWRPKFQCFPRPVV
- a CDS encoding type II toxin-antitoxin system TacA family antitoxin, translated to MRDAAINLRALPEQRDLIDQAASLLGKNRSDFMLEVACERAQAILLDQVFFQLDTEKFHEFTAMLDAPQKTNQGLEHLMAVKAPWA
- a CDS encoding GNAT family N-acetyltransferase, producing MSLQLSAPEPLTTAHILDAFGCGESTLDEWLKRRALTNHLNGASRTFVVATNDKSVVGYYALAAGAVSHREATGAARRNMPDPVPVIVLGRLAVDLRAQGIKLGASLLQDAVLRVHSIAENTGVRALLVHALHEPAKQFYEHYGFTSSPINPMTLMLRL
- a CDS encoding autotransporter outer membrane beta-barrel domain-containing protein yields the protein MKLKGADRLSLGLMTGYGTSKSKTHSSLTGYSSKGTIHGYSAGLYGTWIGIEKEQAIESSNLLLLFTQH
- a CDS encoding autotransporter outer membrane beta-barrel domain-containing protein, whose translation is MRIGDRSSGATYRDSFTDEQNNTLLWMRNVGGHTNWHTSSGQLKTKSNQYVVQIGSDIKS
- a CDS encoding helix-turn-helix domain-containing protein; the protein is MIITENSYFEIGLKEVLKNGFLPSNLNIKYFYTGHGSVYVFFPDKIKPNLFVEPIQIFAICRKNKISMNLNTNDFADELMEVIGNSHFIPKPPLTMRELLVLDNLCKGISSKSISKFLNIEEKTISSHKNNALNKLSMESFSSFHMEFRSWCKLWFKFKFRFK